One genomic region from Strix aluco isolate bStrAlu1 chromosome 25, bStrAlu1.hap1, whole genome shotgun sequence encodes:
- the LOC141934690 gene encoding adenosine receptor A3-like, whose protein sequence is MKDLNLREIREELASDLAVGGKKRIQHSISNFGSKQPQMSKMSLGSLDVIYIMMESVIGICAVVGNVLVIWAVRLNPALQKTTFFYIVSLALTDIAMGILVVPLAVMVSLGVVIHFYSCLFMCCLMMVFSHASILSLLAVAVDRYLRVKLPIRYRAAITKKRICVILGLSWLVSVLVGLVPMLGWNQHTGSSSYIECHYLAVMRMDYVVYFSFFAWILLPLLIMCALYTKIFYIMWVKLSQNSASLPGGEKGCGKEYKMVKYLALILFLFAVSWLPLGILNCVMFFCPSCTIPQPLMYLGILLSHANSAMNPIVYAFKIQKFKETYTFILRTYILLQKSESVISSVEHPVELGESTT, encoded by the exons ATGAAGGACTTAAATTTAAGGGAAATCAGGGAGGAGCTGGCTTCTGACCTGgctgttggaggaaaaaagagaattcaGCACAGCATTTCTAATTTTGGAAGTAAACAGCCTCAGATGTCCAAAATGTCACTAGGCAGCCTGGATGTGATCTATATCATGATGGAGTCTGTTATTGGAATATGTGCCGTGGTGGGCAATGTCTTGGTGATCTGGGCAGTGAGGCTGAACCCAGCTCTGCAGAAGACCACCTTCTTTTACATCGTTTCCCTGGCCCTCACTGACATTGCCATGGGGATCCTTGTTGTGCCGCTGGCTGTCATGGTGAGCCTGGGAGTCGTCATCCATTTCTACTCCTGCCTGTTCATGTGCTGCCTGATGATGGTCTTTTCTCATGCCTCCATCCTGTCTCTCCTGGCTGTTGCAGTTGACAGGTACCTGCGAGTGAAGCTGCCGATCAG GTACAGGGCAGCCATCACGAAGAAAAGGATTTGTGTGATTCTGGGACTCAGCTGGCTTGTGTctgtgctggtggggctggtccCTATGCTGGGGTGGAACCAGCACACGGGCAGCTCCAGCTACATCGAGTGTCACTACCTGGCTGTGATGCGAATGGATTATGTGGTGTATTTCAGCTTCTTTGCCTGGATCCTCCTTCCCTTGCTCATCATGTGTGCCCTCTACACCAAGATTTTCTACATCATGTGGGTAAAACTAAGCCAGAACTCAGCAAGTCTtccaggaggagaaaaaggtTGTGGGAAAGAATACAAAATGGTCAAATATCTGGCCCTCATCCTCTTCTTGTTTGCAGTGTCTTGGCTGCCTCTGGGCATCCTGAACTGCGTTATGTTCTTCTGCCCCTCCTGCACCATCCCACAGCCTCTGATGTACCTGGGCATCCTGCTGTCTCATGCCAACTCAGCCATGAACCCCATCGTCTATGCCTTCAAAATACAGAAGTTCAAAGAAACATACACTTTCATTCTGAGGACTTACATCCTGCTCCAGAAGTCAGAGTCAGTTATTTCTAGCGTGGAGCACCCAgtggagctgggagagagcaccACGTGA